The following proteins are encoded in a genomic region of [Eubacterium] hominis:
- a CDS encoding MarR family transcriptional regulator → MQTSFHFLVFKAFHAQRNKIRHNMDAYGLYPGQPKVLRYIAVNSNCKLKDIAKECDVECATVSKLLNSLEEKGMLTRHVDQKNKRALQVNITEKGKKALEQWNAHCLEVEELSLQGFSEEERAQFENYLCRMYQNLSGKTIE, encoded by the coding sequence ATGCAGACTTCGTTTCATTTTCTAGTATTTAAAGCGTTTCACGCACAACGCAATAAAATCAGACACAATATGGATGCCTATGGCTTATATCCCGGACAGCCAAAGGTTCTGCGTTATATTGCGGTAAATTCTAACTGTAAGCTAAAGGATATCGCAAAAGAATGTGATGTAGAGTGTGCGACTGTTAGTAAACTGCTTAACAGCCTGGAAGAGAAAGGCATGCTGACCCGTCATGTTGATCAAAAAAATAAGCGTGCTTTACAGGTAAATATTACAGAAAAGGGAAAGAAAGCGCTAGAACAATGGAATGCACATTGCCTTGAAGTTGAAGAACTGTCACTACAGGGCTTTTCTGAAGAAGAACGTGCGCAATTTGAAAACTATTTATGTCGCATGTATCAGAATTTGAGTGGTAAGACAATAGAATAG
- a CDS encoding response regulator transcription factor encodes MNTILMIDDDIQYMNTIRDYLTKQDFIVYCANSFKTALPYMKESIDCVILDIKLQDNENGYEICQKIKSEINIPIIFLSNYAQDDNRIHGFLSGADDFLGKPCNLEELRIRILKRIHPTIKLKQKEQIRFGDLWIDAIRHKAFYKDELILLTDAEFNILYFLATHEHMVFSQYEIYDHLWKEPVISNAHTVQVHISSARKKLNKICPNHEYIQTVWGKGYQFIGIHEKD; translated from the coding sequence ATGAACACCATTTTAATGATTGACGATGATATACAATATATGAATACCATACGAGATTATCTTACAAAACAAGATTTTATCGTTTATTGTGCAAACAGTTTTAAAACTGCCCTTCCATATATGAAAGAATCTATCGATTGTGTCATTCTAGATATCAAATTACAGGATAATGAAAACGGCTATGAGATTTGTCAGAAAATCAAAAGTGAGATAAATATTCCGATCATCTTTTTATCAAACTATGCGCAGGATGATAATCGTATCCATGGGTTCTTATCCGGTGCAGATGATTTTTTAGGAAAACCATGTAATCTGGAAGAGCTTAGAATCAGAATATTAAAACGCATCCATCCAACCATTAAATTAAAACAGAAAGAACAGATTCGTTTTGGAGATTTATGGATTGACGCCATTCGTCATAAAGCATTTTATAAAGATGAATTGATTCTTCTAACAGATGCTGAATTTAATATTTTATATTTTCTTGCGACTCATGAACATATGGTATTTTCTCAATATGAAATCTATGACCACCTTTGGAAGGAACCGGTGATCAGCAATGCCCATACTGTACAGGTACATATCAGCAGTGCCAGAAAAAAACTAAACAAGATTTGTCCGAATCATGAATATATTCAGACCGTATGGGGCAAAGGCTATCAGTTTATTGGTATTCATGAAAAAGATTAA
- a CDS encoding RtcB family protein translates to MIEIKGSYTTAVVYTEELDDASISQIFQICNQKSMEGCHIAIMPDVHMGSSCCVGTTIALKDKVIPSLVGVDIGCGMEVVKLKEKHIELARLDKFIRTEIPSGCNIRNKIHKKAAKLNLRNLYCFHAIDELRSEKSLGTLGGGNHFIEIDTDEDGCLYLVIHSGSRHLGVEVASYYQKLAYDHLNGCDEESLKALKESFKKQGREQQYAAIAKTLKNTKKTDIPYLMSYLEGKYKDAYLHDIKIIQEFADISRQAMAEDIMKYMKLHAVERFTTMHNYIDEQQVLRKGAIRAGKGEIVWIPLNMRDGALLCKGKGNSAWNASAPHGAGRAMSRSEAKQSFTLSEYKKEMKGIFTSSVVKSTIDECPMAYKPADMIISQIEESVEILKKVTPIYNFKAGEDE, encoded by the coding sequence ATGATAGAAATTAAAGGAAGTTATACAACTGCGGTTGTATATACAGAGGAACTGGATGATGCCAGTATTTCACAGATTTTTCAGATCTGTAATCAAAAAAGTATGGAAGGCTGTCATATCGCCATTATGCCAGATGTACACATGGGATCTTCTTGTTGTGTAGGTACAACAATTGCTTTAAAGGATAAAGTGATACCTAGTCTTGTAGGTGTGGATATTGGTTGTGGTATGGAAGTTGTGAAGTTGAAAGAAAAGCATATAGAGCTTGCCAGACTAGATAAATTCATACGTACTGAGATACCATCAGGCTGTAATATTAGAAACAAGATTCATAAAAAAGCAGCAAAGTTAAATTTAAGAAACCTATATTGTTTTCATGCCATAGATGAATTAAGATCAGAAAAAAGTTTAGGTACGCTTGGAGGAGGAAACCATTTCATTGAAATTGATACAGATGAAGATGGTTGTTTATATCTGGTCATTCATTCTGGAAGCAGGCATTTAGGCGTGGAAGTCGCAAGTTATTATCAGAAGCTGGCATATGATCATTTAAATGGCTGTGATGAAGAAAGTTTAAAGGCTTTAAAAGAAAGCTTTAAGAAACAAGGCAGGGAGCAACAATATGCTGCTATCGCAAAAACATTGAAGAATACAAAGAAAACAGATATTCCTTATCTAATGTCTTACTTAGAAGGAAAGTATAAAGATGCATATCTGCATGATATCAAAATCATTCAGGAGTTTGCGGATATATCAAGACAGGCAATGGCTGAAGATATCATGAAGTATATGAAACTACATGCTGTAGAACGATTTACGACCATGCATAATTATATTGATGAACAGCAGGTATTAAGGAAAGGCGCTATTCGCGCTGGTAAAGGTGAAATCGTATGGATTCCATTGAATATGCGGGATGGCGCATTATTATGTAAAGGAAAAGGCAATTCTGCATGGAATGCCTCAGCTCCTCATGGGGCTGGTAGAGCAATGAGCAGAAGTGAAGCAAAACAAAGCTTTACATTATCTGAATATAAAAAAGAAATGAAAGGGATTTTTACATCATCTGTCGTAAAATCAACGATTGATGAGTGTCCTATGGCTTATAAACCTGCGGATATGATCATTTCTCAGATTGAAGAAAGCGTGGAAATCTTAAAAAAAGTAACACCAATTTATAACTTTAAAGCAGGCGAGGATGAATAA